In the Gemmatimonadaceae bacterium genome, one interval contains:
- a CDS encoding Ku protein, producing MAAIWKGAVTFGLVNIPVEVMTAVRDDHISFRMLHAEDLSPIRYERVCQEEGEPVPWNEIVKGYEYEKGKFVVMTDDDFKAAAVESSRTLDIIDFVKQEEIDPRYFETPYFLVPAKGGEKAYALLRAAMQNADAVGIGKIIIRTKQHLAGIKVVGDALVMEIMRFSNELVDPAEYTFPEADMVRPQELQMAEMLVANLTEQFSPDKYTDDYREKLMKVIKDKMKGKKIKYEEPEEVEDTGVLDLMSRLRESLEQGGGGRAAKRGGAKANRAEREPAAAKKTTRSKKRKTA from the coding sequence CGCGGTCCGGGACGATCACATCAGCTTCCGGATGCTGCACGCCGAGGACCTGTCTCCGATCCGGTACGAGCGGGTCTGCCAGGAGGAAGGCGAGCCGGTGCCGTGGAACGAGATCGTCAAAGGGTACGAGTACGAGAAAGGCAAGTTCGTCGTGATGACCGACGACGACTTCAAGGCCGCGGCGGTCGAATCCTCCCGCACGCTCGACATCATTGATTTCGTCAAACAGGAGGAGATCGACCCGCGCTACTTCGAGACGCCGTACTTCCTCGTTCCCGCCAAGGGGGGCGAGAAGGCCTACGCTCTGCTTCGCGCCGCGATGCAGAACGCCGACGCCGTCGGCATCGGCAAGATCATCATTCGCACGAAGCAGCACCTCGCGGGGATCAAGGTCGTCGGTGACGCGCTGGTCATGGAGATCATGCGCTTCTCCAACGAGCTGGTCGATCCGGCCGAGTACACGTTCCCGGAGGCCGACATGGTCCGGCCGCAGGAGCTGCAGATGGCCGAGATGCTCGTCGCCAATCTCACGGAGCAGTTCAGTCCGGACAAATACACGGACGACTACCGCGAAAAGCTGATGAAGGTCATCAAGGACAAGATGAAGGGGAAGAAGATCAAGTACGAGGAGCCGGAGGAGGTAGAGGACACCGGCGTGCTCGATCTCATGTCGCGGCTGCGCGAGAGCCTGGAGCAGGGCGGCGGCGGGAGAGCCGCGAAGCGGGGCGGCGCGAAGGCGAACCGCGCGGAGCGCGAGCCGGCGGCGGCGAAGAAGACGACGCGCTCGAAGAAGCGAAAGACCGCCTAA